Proteins encoded in a region of the Pseudomonas denitrificans (nom. rej.) genome:
- a CDS encoding DUF2796 domain-containing protein, whose amino-acid sequence MRPLLLAVALLPLAAQAHDEHEHGSLGKHEHGVAQLNVALDGKTLELEMDSPAMNFVGFEHAATSDADKATVAAVQAQLKQPLQLLALPVSAKCSVQSVELSSPLFGDAPKAEDHDHDHEHADGDHDEHEGHQHADIDAHYQLTCAQPQDLATLDFAPLFKRFPATQKIQVQLIGPSGQQGAELTAANPTLNF is encoded by the coding sequence ATGCGCCCCCTGCTCCTCGCTGTCGCCCTGCTGCCCCTCGCCGCCCAGGCCCACGACGAACATGAACACGGCAGCCTCGGCAAGCACGAGCATGGCGTCGCCCAGCTCAACGTCGCCCTCGACGGCAAGACCCTGGAACTGGAGATGGACAGCCCGGCGATGAACTTCGTCGGCTTCGAGCACGCCGCCACCAGCGACGCCGACAAGGCCACGGTTGCCGCCGTGCAGGCCCAGCTCAAGCAGCCGCTGCAACTGCTCGCCCTGCCCGTCTCGGCAAAATGCAGCGTGCAGTCGGTGGAGCTTTCCAGCCCGCTGTTCGGCGATGCGCCCAAGGCGGAAGACCACGATCATGACCACGAACATGCAGATGGCGACCACGACGAACACGAAGGTCACCAGCACGCCGACATCGACGCCCACTACCAGCTGACCTGCGCCCAGCCGCAGGATCTCGCCACCCTCGATTTCGCGCCGCTGTTCAAACGCTTCCCGGCGACCCAGAAGATTCAGGTACAACTGATCGGCCCGAGCGGCCAGCAAGGTGCAGAATTGACCGCCGCCAACCCGACCCTGAACTTCTGA
- the nrdR gene encoding transcriptional regulator NrdR — translation MHCPFCGAHDTKVIDSRLVAEGDQVRRRRECLNCGERFTTFETAELVMPRLIKQDGSRQPFDEDKLRAGMQRALEKRPVSIERLEEAMAHIKHKLRATGEREIKSRVLGELVMAELQKLDEVAYIRFASVYRRFQDLNEFREEIERLAREPSKE, via the coding sequence ATGCACTGTCCTTTCTGCGGCGCCCACGACACCAAAGTCATCGATTCGCGCCTGGTCGCCGAGGGCGACCAGGTCCGCCGGCGCCGTGAGTGCCTGAACTGCGGCGAGCGTTTCACCACCTTCGAGACCGCCGAACTGGTCATGCCGCGCCTGATCAAGCAGGACGGCAGCCGCCAGCCCTTCGACGAGGACAAGCTGCGCGCCGGAATGCAGCGTGCGCTGGAGAAGCGTCCGGTGAGCATCGAGCGGCTCGAGGAGGCGATGGCGCACATCAAGCACAAGCTGCGCGCCACCGGCGAGCGCGAGATCAAGTCGCGGGTGCTGGGCGAGCTGGTGATGGCCGAGCTGCAGAAGCTCGATGAGGTCGCCTATATCCGCTTCGCCTCGGTGTACCGCCGCTTCCAGGACCTCAACGAGTTCCGCGAGGAAATCGAGCGCCTGGCTCGCGAGCCGTCGAAGGAATGA
- the ribD gene encoding bifunctional diaminohydroxyphosphoribosylaminopyrimidine deaminase/5-amino-6-(5-phosphoribosylamino)uracil reductase RibD — MSGMDEFWMARAIELARKGWYTTHPNPRVGCVIVRDGEVVGEGWHVRAGEPHAEVHALRQAGDKARGATAYVTLEPCSHFGRTPPCADALIGAGLARVVAAMQDPNPQVAGSGMKRIAEAGIEVRSGVLENEARALNQGFLKRMETGLPFVRVKLAMSLDGRTAMASGESQWITGPAARRAVQRLRAQASVVLSGADTVLTDDARLTVRPDELGLDAELASRRQPLRVLIDGRLRVPLTATFFQAGPALVVSTQDDPNYAVVGHELLNLAGLDGQVDLMALLAELGRRGVNEVLVEAGPRLAGAFARLGLVDEYSIFMAPKLLGSAARPLLELPLERMSESRELKIVDIRAVGDDWLVTARPL, encoded by the coding sequence ATGAGTGGCATGGATGAGTTCTGGATGGCCCGCGCCATCGAGCTGGCGCGCAAGGGCTGGTACACGACCCATCCCAACCCGCGCGTCGGCTGCGTCATCGTCCGCGATGGCGAGGTGGTCGGTGAAGGCTGGCACGTGCGCGCCGGCGAGCCCCACGCGGAAGTCCACGCCCTGCGCCAGGCCGGCGACAAGGCCCGTGGCGCCACCGCCTACGTCACCCTGGAGCCCTGCAGCCACTTCGGCCGCACGCCGCCGTGCGCCGATGCGCTGATCGGCGCCGGACTCGCTCGCGTAGTCGCGGCCATGCAGGACCCGAACCCGCAGGTCGCCGGCAGCGGCATGAAGCGCATTGCCGAAGCGGGCATCGAAGTGCGCTCCGGCGTGCTGGAAAACGAAGCCCGCGCGCTGAACCAAGGCTTCCTCAAGCGTATGGAAACCGGTTTGCCGTTCGTCCGCGTGAAGCTGGCGATGAGCCTGGACGGCCGCACCGCCATGGCCAGTGGCGAGAGCCAGTGGATCACCGGCCCAGCCGCGCGCCGCGCCGTGCAGCGCCTGCGCGCGCAAGCCAGCGTCGTGCTGTCTGGTGCCGATACGGTGCTGACCGATGACGCCCGCCTCACCGTGCGCCCGGACGAGCTGGGCCTGGACGCCGAACTGGCCTCCCGGCGCCAGCCGCTGCGCGTGCTGATCGACGGCCGCCTGCGGGTGCCGCTGACCGCCACCTTCTTCCAGGCCGGCCCGGCGCTGGTGGTGAGCACCCAGGACGATCCGAACTACGCCGTGGTCGGCCACGAACTGCTGAACCTCGCCGGCCTCGACGGCCAGGTCGACCTGATGGCGCTGCTGGCCGAACTCGGCCGCCGAGGCGTCAACGAGGTGCTGGTGGAGGCTGGTCCACGCCTGGCTGGAGCCTTCGCCCGCCTCGGTCTGGTGGACGAGTACAGCATCTTCATGGCGCCCAAGCTGCTCGGCTCCGCCGCGCGCCCGCTGCTGGAGCTGCCGCTGGAGCGCATGAGCGAATCCCGCGAGCTGAAGATCGTCGACATCCGCGCAGTGGGAGACGACTGGTTGGTCACGGCCAGACCGCTGTGA
- a CDS encoding riboflavin synthase, with product MFTGIIESIGTIASITPKGGDVRLYVKTGKLDLADVKLGDSIAVNGICLTAVELPGDGFWADVSRETLARTAFAQLKIGSRVNLEKALTPTTRLGGHLVSGHVDGVGEIVKREENARAIQFTVRAPRELAKYIALKGSITVDGTSLTVNAVNGAEFELTIVPHTVQETIMADYRGGRLVNLEVDLLARYLERLLLGDKAADPAAGAGGITEAFLAENGFMKH from the coding sequence ATGTTCACCGGCATAATCGAATCCATCGGCACCATCGCATCCATCACCCCGAAAGGCGGTGACGTGCGCCTGTACGTGAAGACCGGCAAGCTCGACCTCGCCGACGTCAAGCTCGGCGACAGCATCGCGGTCAACGGCATCTGCCTGACGGCGGTGGAATTGCCCGGCGACGGCTTCTGGGCCGACGTCAGCCGCGAGACCCTCGCGCGCACCGCCTTCGCGCAGCTCAAGATCGGCAGCCGGGTGAACCTGGAAAAAGCCCTGACGCCGACCACCCGCCTGGGCGGCCACCTGGTCAGCGGTCACGTCGACGGCGTCGGCGAGATCGTCAAGCGCGAGGAAAACGCCCGCGCCATCCAGTTCACCGTGCGCGCACCGCGTGAGCTGGCCAAGTACATCGCGCTCAAGGGCTCGATCACCGTGGACGGCACCAGCCTGACGGTGAACGCGGTCAACGGCGCCGAGTTCGAGCTGACCATCGTCCCGCACACCGTGCAGGAGACGATCATGGCGGACTACCGCGGTGGTCGCCTGGTCAACCTCGAAGTCGACCTGCTGGCGCGCTACCTGGAGCGCCTGCTGCTCGGCGACAAGGCGGCGGACCCCGCCGCTGGCGCTGGCGGCATCACCGAAGCATTCCTGGCCGAAAACGGCTTCATGAAACACTGA
- a CDS encoding ABC transporter ATP-binding protein encodes MTALLELDNLGFAWPGQAELLDIPAFTLARGETLFLKGPSGSGKTTLLGLLGGVQRPQHGSVKLLGEDIAQMKPSRRDHFRVDHTGYIFQQFNLLPFLSVRENVELPCHFSHSRAERATLRHGSVAKAAEALLKHLGLGDAALIERRADSLSIGQQQRVAAARALIGQPELVIADEPTSALDADAREAFLHLLFAECREAGASLLFVSHDQSLATLFDRSLSLTDLNRAARAPGI; translated from the coding sequence ATGACCGCACTGCTCGAACTCGACAACCTCGGCTTCGCCTGGCCCGGCCAGGCGGAGCTGCTGGACATCCCGGCCTTCACGCTGGCCCGTGGCGAGACCCTGTTCCTCAAGGGCCCGTCCGGCAGCGGCAAGACCACCCTGCTCGGCCTGCTCGGCGGCGTGCAGCGCCCCCAGCACGGCAGCGTGAAGCTGCTCGGCGAAGACATCGCGCAGATGAAGCCTTCGCGCCGCGATCATTTTCGCGTCGATCACACCGGCTACATCTTCCAGCAGTTCAACCTGCTGCCGTTCCTTTCAGTGCGGGAAAACGTCGAGCTGCCCTGTCACTTCTCCCACAGCCGCGCCGAGCGCGCGACCCTGCGCCACGGCAGCGTGGCCAAGGCCGCCGAGGCGCTGCTCAAACATCTGGGCCTGGGCGATGCGGCGCTGATCGAACGCCGCGCCGACAGCCTGTCGATCGGCCAGCAGCAGCGCGTCGCCGCCGCCCGCGCGCTGATCGGCCAGCCGGAACTGGTGATCGCCGACGAACCGACCTCGGCGCTGGACGCCGACGCCCGCGAAGCCTTCCTCCACTTGCTGTTCGCCGAATGCCGCGAGGCCGGCGCCAGCCTGCTGTTCGTCAGCCACGACCAGAGCCTGGCGACCCTGTTCGATCGCAGCCTGTCGCTGACCGACCTCAACCGCGCCGCCCGCGCTCCGGGAATCTGA
- a CDS encoding YbaY family lipoprotein gives MEPAMFARLLCLSLTVLLAACASEKPAPVTQPVAVTKKSTSPLDEPVPANMRALSGQLSSSQGFLPAGSEVELALLVIDQRDRPQQLLSSEKMIATGQTLPFRVVFNPESFPAGARVELHGRVSQSGQLAWRLPPVRITQPETRALGELRLERAP, from the coding sequence ATGGAGCCCGCCATGTTCGCCCGCCTGCTCTGCCTGTCCCTTACCGTCCTGCTGGCCGCCTGCGCCAGCGAGAAGCCTGCACCGGTCACCCAGCCAGTCGCCGTCACGAAGAAATCGACTTCCCCGCTGGACGAGCCCGTGCCGGCCAACATGCGCGCCCTCAGCGGCCAGCTCAGCAGCTCCCAGGGCTTCCTGCCAGCCGGCAGCGAAGTGGAACTGGCGCTGCTGGTGATCGACCAGCGCGACCGCCCGCAGCAGTTGCTCTCCAGCGAGAAGATGATTGCCACCGGCCAGACCCTGCCGTTCCGCGTGGTGTTCAACCCGGAATCCTTCCCGGCCGGCGCCCGCGTCGAACTGCATGGCCGCGTCTCGCAGTCCGGCCAGCTGGCCTGGCGCCTGCCGCCGGTGCGCATCACCCAGCCGGAAACCCGCGCCCTCGGCGAGCTGCGCTTGGAGCGCGCGCCGTGA
- a CDS encoding ABC transporter permease, which yields MYLLRLALASLSNRRFTALLTIFAIALSACLLLAVERVRTEAKASFASTISGTDLIVGARSGSVNLLLYSVFRIGNATNNIRWESYETVTHSPLVKWAIPISLGDSHRGYRVMGTDTGYFEHYRFGRGQTLELAEGKPFGQDLFDVVLGAEVAQALHYKLGDKIVLAHGVSTISLVQHDDKPFTVVGILKRTGTPVDRTLHISLQGMEALHVDWKNGVPARGADRVSEDQARGMDLQPKAITAFLLGLKSKVATFTLQRQINEYDGEPLMAILPGVALQELWGLMGTAEKALFVVSLFVVLTGLIGMLTAILTSLNERRREMAILRSVGARPWHIFSLLVAEAFSLALAGVALGIGLLYAGIAGSQAYVQANYGIFLPLALPSAYEWSLLGGILLAALLIGCVPAWRAYRQSLADGLSIRL from the coding sequence ATGTACCTGTTGCGCCTGGCGCTCGCCAGCCTGTCCAACCGCCGCTTCACCGCCCTGCTGACCATCTTCGCCATCGCCCTCTCCGCCTGCCTGCTGCTGGCGGTGGAGCGCGTACGCACAGAGGCCAAGGCCAGCTTCGCCAGCACCATCTCCGGCACCGACCTGATCGTCGGCGCCCGCTCCGGCTCGGTGAACCTGCTGCTCTACTCGGTGTTCCGCATCGGCAATGCCACCAACAACATCCGCTGGGAAAGCTACGAGACGGTGACCCACAGCCCGCTGGTGAAGTGGGCCATCCCGATCTCCCTGGGCGATTCGCACCGCGGCTATCGCGTCATGGGCACCGACACCGGCTACTTCGAGCACTACCGTTTCGGCCGCGGGCAGACGCTGGAGCTGGCAGAGGGCAAACCGTTCGGCCAGGACCTGTTCGACGTGGTGCTCGGCGCGGAAGTCGCGCAGGCCCTGCATTACAAGCTGGGCGACAAGATCGTCCTGGCCCACGGCGTCAGCACCATCAGCCTGGTGCAGCACGACGACAAGCCGTTCACCGTGGTCGGCATCCTCAAGCGCACCGGTACGCCGGTGGACCGCACCCTGCACATCTCGCTGCAGGGCATGGAGGCGCTGCACGTCGACTGGAAGAACGGCGTCCCGGCACGCGGCGCCGACCGCGTCAGCGAAGACCAGGCGCGCGGCATGGACCTGCAGCCCAAGGCGATCACCGCCTTCCTGCTGGGCCTCAAGAGCAAGGTGGCAACGTTCACCCTGCAGCGGCAGATCAACGAATACGACGGCGAACCGCTGATGGCGATCCTCCCCGGCGTGGCGCTGCAGGAGCTGTGGGGGCTGATGGGCACGGCGGAGAAGGCGCTGTTCGTGGTCTCGCTGTTCGTGGTGCTGACTGGCCTGATCGGCATGCTCACCGCCATCCTCACCAGCCTCAACGAACGCCGCCGCGAGATGGCCATCCTGCGCTCGGTGGGCGCGCGGCCCTGGCACATCTTCAGCCTGCTGGTGGCGGAAGCCTTCTCCCTGGCGCTGGCGGGCGTGGCACTGGGCATCGGGCTGCTCTACGCCGGCATCGCCGGCAGCCAGGCGTACGTCCAGGCGAACTACGGCATCTTCCTGCCATTGGCGCTGCCCAGCGCCTATGAATGGTCACTGCTGGGCGGCATACTCCTGGCGGCGCTGCTGATCGGTTGTGTACCGGCGTGGCGTGCCTACCGGCAATCGCTGGCCGATGGCCTGTCGATCCGCCTCTGA
- a CDS encoding class I SAM-dependent methyltransferase, whose product MTPPLSLQTALGELLGDARLSAETLPGTDIRLWLIDAQNMDREFSPDETRRILEEPPYWCFCWASGLVLAHWLAEKPEWVRGKRVLDFGAGSGIAAIAAAKAGAAEVVACDLDPLALDACRANAELNGVELSYSADFFQEQDRYDLIIVADVLYDRANLPLLDEFLSRGREALVADSRVRDFSHPLYQRLGILDGCTWPDLAEPAEFRHVSLYHARRG is encoded by the coding sequence GTGACGCCACCGCTTTCCCTGCAGACAGCCCTCGGTGAACTGCTCGGCGACGCGCGCCTGTCCGCCGAAACCTTGCCGGGCACCGACATCCGCCTCTGGCTGATCGACGCGCAGAACATGGACCGCGAGTTCAGCCCCGACGAAACCCGGCGCATCCTCGAAGAACCGCCCTACTGGTGCTTCTGCTGGGCCAGCGGCCTGGTGCTGGCGCACTGGCTGGCCGAGAAACCCGAGTGGGTGCGCGGCAAGCGCGTACTGGATTTCGGCGCAGGCTCAGGCATCGCCGCCATCGCCGCGGCCAAGGCCGGTGCCGCCGAAGTGGTGGCCTGCGACCTCGACCCACTGGCGCTGGACGCCTGCCGCGCCAACGCCGAGCTGAACGGTGTGGAGCTGAGCTATTCGGCGGACTTCTTCCAGGAGCAAGACCGCTACGACCTGATCATCGTCGCCGACGTGCTCTACGACCGCGCCAACCTGCCGCTGCTGGACGAATTCCTCAGCCGTGGCCGCGAGGCCCTGGTCGCCGACTCGCGGGTCCGCGACTTCAGCCATCCGCTGTACCAGCGCCTGGGTATTCTCGACGGCTGCACCTGGCCGGACCTGGCCGAGCCGGCCGAATTCCGCCACGTCAGCCTCTATCACGCGCGCCGCGGGTAG